In the genome of Candoia aspera isolate rCanAsp1 chromosome 1, rCanAsp1.hap2, whole genome shotgun sequence, one region contains:
- the PLPPR3 gene encoding phospholipid phosphatase-related protein type 3, whose protein sequence is MISAKDKAKAPKDSMTLLPCFYFVELPIVASSIVTLYFLELTDLFRPAKVGFQCYDRALSMPYVESNEEMIPLLMLLSLAFAAPAASIMVGEGIVYCLQSKMKGRSNSEGSINAGGCNFNSFLRRTVRFVGVHVFGLCATALVTDVIQLATGYHAPFFLTVCKPNYTLLAISCESNPYITQDICSGQDQHAILSARKTFPSQHATLSAFAAVYVSMYFNSIISDSTKLLKPILVFGFAIAAGICGLTQITQYRSHPIDVYVGFLIGSGIAAYLAYHAVGNFRAPIEKAPTNPPAKDALRALTQRGHDSVYHQNKSVSTDELNPQTRLEGMNRQVPREKNSLGSLKRASVDVDLLAPRSPMGKENMVTFSNTLPRVSTPSMDDPARRHMTIHVPVDASRSKQLITEWKQKSVEGRGMTLAEEVARRVCSDSLAGEEEDPIPPSLYPAVQARTAERPSVGPRVLIQPRPRATPLVHIPEESQANAGANMSPKSSSAVRAKWMMMAEKGAAQRVANPPRLMQVIAMSKQPGMASVTPKHSETSSSSTSSDSSQYCSPSERDSSSVVTIDAHAPHHPVVHLSSGNGPWEWKATQKTSDGQDAYELNEMGKDYHGFRPAKSAGVSPGSSVSDIEQEEPRYGSVATINVAMGLGGSASLVSAETSPGESILGASSRESTLRRKPTSLTVGEKDGQTEETENFYKKMQANRGFKE, encoded by the exons ATGATCTCTGCTAAGGACAAGGCAAAGGCTCCCAAAGATAGCATGACGCTCCTTCCCTGCTTCTACTTTGTCGAG TTGCCCATTGTTGCATCCTCCATCGTGACTCTGTACTTCCTGGAGCTGACAGACCTCTTCAGGCCAGCCAAGGTGGGCTTCCAGTGTTATGACCGAGCGCTCTCCATGCCCTACGTAGAAAGCAATGAAGAAATGATTCCTTTGCTGATGCTGCTAAGCCTGGCATTTGCAGCTCCCGCAGCTTCT ATCATGGTAGGCGAAGGCATTGTGTATTGCTTGCAGTCGAAGATGAAGGGCCGCAGCAATTCTGAAGGCAGCATCAATGCCGGCGGTTGTAATTTCAACTCCTTTCTCCGCAGAACGGTCCGGTTCGTGG GTGTCCACGTGTTTGGCCTCTGTGCCACAGCCCTGGTGACCGATGTCATCCAATTAGCCACAGGATACCACGCTCCTTTCTTCTTGACAGTCTGTAAGCCCAACTACACTCTCTTGGCTATCTCCTGTGAGTCCAACCCTTACATCACTCAAGATATCTGCTCAGGTCAAGACCAACATGCCATTCTCTCAGCCAG GAAAACATTCCCTTCTCAGCATGCCACGCTGTCTGCTTTTGCGGCCGTCTATGTATCA ATGTATTTCAACTCCATAATCTCAGACAGCACCAAGCTCCTCAAGCCAATCCTGGTGTTTGGTTTTGCCATCGCAGCTGGCATCTGTGGCTTGACGCAGATCACCCAATACCGCAGCCACCCTATTGATGTTTACGTGGGCTTCCTGATTGGTTCTGGCATTGCTGCCTACCTG GCCTACCATGCAGTGGGCAACTTCCGGGCACCAATAGAGAAGGCTCCCACCAACCCTCCTGCCAAGGATGCTCTCAGAGCCCTGACTCAACGTGGGCATGACTCCGTTTATCACCAGAACAAGTCGGTCAGCACAGATGAGCTCAACCCCCAGACCCGGCTGGAGGGGATGAACCGGCAAGTGCCACGTGAGAAGAACTCGCTTGGGAGCTTGAAACGGGCAAGTGTTGATGTGGACCTCTTAGCGCCCCGGAGCCCTATGGGCAAAGAAAACATGGTTACCTTCAGCAACACGTTGCCACGGGTCAGCACCCCCTCGATGGATGACCCTGCTCGCCGCCATATGACCATCCACGTCCCAGTGGACGCCTCCCGATCTAAACAGCTGATCACTGAATGGAAACAGAAATCAGTGGAAGGCCGTGGAATGACCTTGGCAGAAGAGGTTGCGCGGCGTGTTTGTTCAGACTCCTTGGCTGGAGAAGAAGAGGATCCTATCCCACCATCTCTGTACCCTGCAGTTCAGGCTCGAACAGCTGAGCGTCCCTCTGTGGGTCCTCGGGTCCTCATCCAGCCGAGACCCAGGGCCACTCCACTCGTCCACATCCCCGAGGAAAGTCAAGCCAACGCTGGTGCTAACATGTCACCCAAAAGCAGCTCAGCTGTGAGGGCCAAGTGGATGATGATGGCTGAGAAGGGAGCAGCCCAACGGGTGGCCAATCCGCCACGCCTCATGCAGGTGATTGCAATGTCCAAGCAACCCGGGATGGCATCGGTGACACCCAAACACTCAGAGACGTCTTCGTCCTCCACCAGTTCTGATTCTTCCCAGTACTGCTCCCCATCAGAACGAGACAGCTCTAGTGTTGTTACCATCGATGCCCATGCCCCCCACCACCCAGTGGTGCATTTATCTTCTGGAAATGGCCCTTGGGAATGGAAGGCCACCCAAAAAACTTCTGATGGCCAAGATGCTTATGAGCTCAATGAGATGGGCAAAGATTACCATGGGTTCCGGCCTGCCAAAAGTGCTGGAGTGTCACCTGGTTCCTCGGTCAGCGACATTGAACAGGAGGAGCCCCGTTATGGCAGTGTGGCCACCATCAATGTGGCCATGGGCCTGGGAGGGAGCGCTTCGTTGGTTTCAGCAgaaaccagccctggagaaagcaTTCTGGGGGCATCCAGCCGGGAATCAACGCTGCGGAGAAAACCAACCAGCTTAACAGTGGGGGAAAAGGATGGGCAAACAGAAGAGACGGAGAACTTCTATAAGAAGATGCAAGCCAACCGGGGATTTAAGGAATAA